The Microbulbifer hydrolyticus genome has a segment encoding these proteins:
- a CDS encoding slipin family protein, which translates to MVSYFASLLMLAVVLLVMYAIRVLREYERAVVFFLGRFQSVKGPGLIIIIPVIQTMERVDLRTVVMDVPTQDVISRDNVSVKVNAVVYYRVIDPQSAIINVEHYDEAVSQLSQTTLRSVLGKHELDEMLSERDKLNVDIQKILDEQTDAWGVKVTNVEIKHIDLDESMIRAIAKQAEAERSRRAKVIHADGEAQAAVKLTEAATELSKNANAMSLRYMQTLIDIAGEQNSTIVFPLPMDLIKPLLEKQTRQGD; encoded by the coding sequence ATGGTCAGCTATTTTGCGAGTCTCTTGATGCTGGCAGTGGTTCTGCTGGTGATGTACGCGATCCGCGTTTTGCGGGAATACGAGCGGGCGGTGGTTTTTTTCCTGGGGCGCTTTCAGTCGGTGAAAGGCCCGGGACTGATCATCATCATTCCGGTCATTCAGACCATGGAGCGGGTGGATTTGCGCACGGTGGTGATGGATGTGCCCACCCAGGATGTGATCAGCCGCGACAACGTATCGGTGAAGGTGAATGCGGTGGTGTATTACCGGGTGATCGATCCACAGTCTGCGATCATCAATGTGGAACATTATGATGAGGCGGTTAGCCAGCTTTCACAGACGACATTGCGGTCGGTGTTGGGTAAGCATGAGCTGGATGAGATGCTTTCCGAACGGGATAAGTTGAATGTGGATATCCAGAAAATTCTGGATGAGCAGACGGATGCCTGGGGGGTGAAGGTGACCAATGTGGAGATCAAGCATATCGATCTCGACGAGAGCATGATCCGGGCTATTGCCAAGCAGGCGGAGGCGGAGCGTTCGCGGCGGGCCAAGGTGATACATGCCGATGGTGAGGCGCAGGCGGCGGTGAAGCTGACCGAGGCGGCGACGGAGCTCTCCAAGAACGCCAATGCCATGAGTCTGCGTTATATGCAGACACTGATTGATATCGCCGGGGAGCAGAACTCCACGATTGTATTCCCGTTACCAATGGACCTGATCAAGCCATTGCTGGAGAAGCAAACCAGGCAAGGTGATTGA
- a CDS encoding NfeD family protein: MDKRLSKGVLTCLLLLLAQLFSVYGFAQETEPGDGEQRPHIAELSINGPIGPATTDYLIRTSEKARAQGARLFILTMDTPGGLDAATRDIIQHILASEIPYVTYVTPAGARAASAGTYILYASQVAAMTPSTTLGAATPVQMGGMPGQGPPAQDETEKKTEGDGKSESKPDEESASKPGTAMERKVINDSVAYIRGLANRHGRNADWAEKAVRDAATLTANEALAENVIDVVADNREQLLKQLPGRQVLLASGKEKIDAQTAELPVVAYAPDWRNELLSLITNPQVAYILLLVGIYGLIFEGYSPGAIVPGVVGVICLLLAFYALQVLPINYAGLALIVVGALLIAAELFVPSFGALGIGGVVALVIGSVMLIDSDVPGMQVSKGLIGGIAGVSGLALLGILYAVGRSLRKPKIAANQAMVGRTAVVTEVEPVLLVKIDGEIWRAKCENLLTEGQLVQVIGEKGLMLQVQPE, translated from the coding sequence ATGGACAAGCGGTTGTCGAAAGGAGTACTCACCTGCCTGCTGCTTTTGCTGGCGCAGCTTTTTTCTGTTTATGGTTTTGCGCAAGAAACCGAACCGGGTGACGGGGAGCAGCGCCCGCATATCGCCGAGCTCTCCATCAATGGGCCCATAGGGCCCGCCACCACCGATTACCTGATCCGCACCAGCGAAAAGGCCCGAGCGCAAGGGGCGCGCCTGTTTATCCTTACCATGGACACGCCGGGTGGCCTGGATGCCGCAACCCGCGACATCATCCAGCACATCCTTGCCTCCGAGATCCCCTACGTCACCTATGTCACGCCCGCCGGCGCGCGCGCCGCCAGTGCTGGCACGTATATCCTTTACGCCAGCCAGGTTGCGGCGATGACACCATCGACCACCCTGGGCGCGGCCACTCCAGTTCAGATGGGCGGCATGCCCGGGCAGGGCCCGCCAGCACAGGATGAAACGGAAAAAAAGACCGAGGGCGATGGCAAAAGCGAAAGCAAGCCTGACGAGGAATCCGCGAGCAAGCCCGGTACCGCGATGGAGCGGAAGGTTATCAATGACTCCGTAGCGTATATCCGCGGTCTGGCAAATCGTCACGGGCGCAATGCCGACTGGGCGGAAAAGGCGGTGCGCGATGCAGCCACACTCACGGCCAACGAGGCGCTGGCGGAAAACGTCATCGACGTGGTGGCGGACAATCGCGAGCAGTTGCTGAAACAGCTACCCGGCCGGCAAGTATTGCTCGCCAGCGGTAAAGAAAAAATAGACGCGCAGACGGCCGAGCTTCCGGTGGTGGCCTATGCACCGGACTGGCGCAACGAGTTGCTCTCCCTGATTACCAACCCCCAGGTGGCCTACATTCTGCTCTTGGTGGGCATCTACGGCCTGATCTTCGAAGGCTATAGCCCCGGCGCCATTGTGCCCGGTGTGGTGGGCGTCATCTGCCTGCTACTGGCGTTTTATGCGCTGCAGGTGTTACCCATCAACTATGCGGGGCTGGCGCTGATCGTCGTAGGCGCACTGTTGATCGCGGCGGAATTGTTTGTGCCAAGTTTTGGCGCACTGGGTATTGGTGGTGTGGTGGCGTTGGTGATTGGCTCGGTGATGCTGATCGACAGCGATGTGCCGGGTATGCAGGTGTCGAAGGGACTGATTGGTGGTATCGCCGGTGTCAGCGGTCTGGCCCTGCTCGGAATTTTGTACGCGGTGGGGCGCAGCCTGCGCAAACCGAAAATCGCAGCCAATCAGGCGATGGTCGGGCGCACTGCGGTAGTCACGGAAGTTGAGCCCGTGCTGCTGGTGAAAATCGACGGAGAAATCTGGCGCGCGAAGTGTGAAAACCTGTTGACCGAAGGGCAGCTGGTGCAGGTTATCGGAGAAAAAGGTCTGATGTTGCAGGTACAACCGGAATAA
- the pgi gene encoding glucose-6-phosphate isomerase, translating into MDALPLSAAIAKLQQHKDQQTWSLRDLFAANPDRAQVFSAEAAGIYLDYSKNLLSTETLQQLLSYTDTAELKSSIQALLSGSPINNTEHRPALHTALRFQGAPQTEHEQAVADCRVQMQNFVEQVHSGAWTGFNGKRIRHVVNIGIGGSDLGPRMVCEALRPWHKQDLSVHFVANIDGADLSDTIASLPADETLFVVASKSFSTLETRQNALSARQWVLDAGCAESDLAKHFVAVSSNIVAAQDFGIAAQNIFPMWDWVGGRYSLWSAIGLPIALACGFDAYSELLKGANAMDTHFAEADFAQNLPVLMALIHFWYRQCWGAGSLAVLPYAQRLAKFPAWLQQLDMESLGKSVTRDAQPLPYPSGSVIWGAEGSNGQHSFHQLLHQGTDMIPADFVAIKQPTSELAEQHQWLLACCLSQSQALLKGKSLAQARKELEASGHTHKEVHQLAPHKVIPGNRPSNTLIVDKLDPFHLGSLLALYEHKVFTFGCLLDINPFDQWGVELGKVLGNAVHDAIEGEIPEDWDGSTAHLLKLLLK; encoded by the coding sequence ATGGATGCTCTCCCCCTTTCTGCCGCCATCGCCAAACTGCAACAACACAAGGACCAGCAGACCTGGTCCCTGCGCGACCTGTTCGCTGCCAACCCCGATCGGGCACAGGTATTCAGCGCCGAAGCCGCGGGTATCTATCTGGACTACAGCAAAAACCTGCTAAGCACGGAAACTCTGCAGCAGCTCCTCAGCTACACCGATACCGCCGAGCTCAAAAGTAGTATCCAGGCCCTGCTCTCTGGCTCCCCGATCAACAATACCGAGCACCGCCCCGCCCTGCACACCGCCCTCCGCTTCCAGGGAGCGCCACAGACGGAGCACGAGCAGGCAGTAGCAGACTGTCGCGTGCAGATGCAAAATTTTGTGGAGCAGGTGCACAGCGGTGCCTGGACAGGCTTTAATGGCAAGCGCATCCGCCACGTGGTCAACATCGGTATCGGCGGCTCGGACCTGGGGCCACGCATGGTATGTGAGGCGCTTCGCCCCTGGCATAAACAAGATCTCAGCGTGCACTTTGTGGCAAATATTGATGGCGCCGACCTGAGCGACACCATCGCCTCCCTGCCCGCTGACGAGACTTTATTTGTCGTTGCCTCCAAGTCCTTCTCCACCCTGGAAACCCGCCAGAACGCCCTCTCAGCGCGCCAGTGGGTACTGGATGCTGGCTGTGCGGAGTCAGACCTTGCGAAGCACTTTGTGGCCGTAAGCAGCAATATTGTCGCCGCCCAGGATTTTGGCATTGCCGCCCAGAACATATTCCCGATGTGGGACTGGGTAGGTGGGCGCTACTCGTTGTGGTCCGCCATTGGCCTGCCCATCGCGCTGGCGTGCGGCTTCGATGCCTACAGCGAGCTGCTGAAAGGCGCCAACGCCATGGACACCCACTTTGCCGAGGCCGACTTTGCACAAAACCTGCCGGTGCTGATGGCACTGATCCACTTCTGGTATCGCCAGTGCTGGGGCGCCGGCAGCCTTGCGGTACTCCCCTATGCCCAGCGCCTGGCCAAGTTCCCGGCGTGGTTACAGCAGCTGGATATGGAGAGCCTTGGTAAAAGTGTGACTCGCGACGCCCAGCCCCTGCCTTACCCCAGCGGCAGTGTGATCTGGGGTGCGGAAGGCAGTAACGGACAGCACTCATTCCATCAGCTGCTGCACCAGGGCACCGACATGATTCCGGCGGATTTCGTCGCGATCAAACAGCCCACCTCCGAACTGGCCGAACAACACCAGTGGCTGCTGGCCTGCTGCCTGAGCCAGAGTCAGGCACTTCTTAAGGGCAAGTCCCTGGCGCAAGCGCGCAAAGAACTGGAAGCTTCCGGTCACACCCACAAGGAAGTACACCAACTGGCACCACACAAGGTGATCCCGGGCAACCGCCCGAGCAATACACTGATTGTGGACAAACTTGACCCGTTCCACCTTGGCAGCCTGCTGGCCCTGTACGAGCACAAGGTATTTACCTTTGGCTGCCTGCTGGATATCAACCCGTTTGATCAGTGGGGCGTGGAGCTGGGCAAGGTGCTCGGCAATGCAGTGCACGATGCCATTGAGGGGGAGATTCCAGAGGACTGGGATGGCTCTACGGCCCACCTGCTGAAATTGCTTCTCAAATAA
- a CDS encoding 1-acyl-sn-glycerol-3-phosphate acyltransferase: MNARNLDTSQFDEIRPYRDDEVRPALRRLIEDPEMSRVVAHFLLPGMAGKLERPLAWLVRQLVRFEFRNANNVRGVQDVIAKYLEKAVNRTSCGLSISGLDTLPKDRACLFVSNHRDIAMDPALAILAMYKEGHETSRIAIGDNLLSKQFATDIMKLNKCFVVKRSSGSRREKLMAATTLSRYIHHSIVNENEHVWIAQRAGRAKDGRDRTNPALAAMFGMAKPKEQSFAEFWRELHIVPLSISYEWDPCDRYKARELYITEHQDEYQKQAHEDLGSIAKGVVGHKGHVHAAFGTPIEKDFNDVTALADEIDRQIIGNYVLHPTNLIAYQMIYGEAPQLPVGYPPKPWHPDEHQEIREKFEQRMAAIDERWRDKAIQGYANPVVSRLAYEQ; the protein is encoded by the coding sequence ATGAATGCGAGAAATCTGGACACTAGTCAATTCGATGAAATTCGCCCGTATCGGGACGATGAAGTGCGCCCGGCGCTCCGTCGCCTGATAGAAGACCCGGAGATGTCCCGGGTGGTGGCGCACTTTTTGTTGCCCGGGATGGCGGGCAAGCTCGAGCGCCCGCTAGCCTGGCTGGTGCGCCAGCTCGTACGCTTTGAATTCCGCAATGCCAACAATGTACGTGGTGTTCAGGATGTAATCGCCAAATACCTCGAGAAGGCGGTCAATCGCACCAGCTGTGGCCTGAGCATTTCCGGCCTGGATACCCTGCCCAAGGATCGCGCCTGCCTGTTTGTGAGCAATCACCGCGACATCGCCATGGACCCGGCCCTGGCGATCCTTGCCATGTACAAGGAAGGTCACGAGACCTCCCGGATTGCCATCGGCGACAACCTGCTCTCCAAGCAGTTCGCGACCGACATCATGAAGCTGAACAAGTGTTTTGTGGTGAAGCGCAGCTCCGGCAGCCGCCGCGAGAAGCTGATGGCAGCGACCACGCTGTCCCGATACATCCACCATTCGATCGTTAACGAGAATGAGCATGTGTGGATTGCCCAGCGCGCCGGCCGTGCCAAAGATGGCCGCGATCGCACCAATCCAGCGCTGGCCGCGATGTTCGGAATGGCCAAGCCGAAAGAGCAGTCGTTTGCCGAGTTCTGGCGCGAGCTGCACATTGTGCCGCTGTCAATCTCCTACGAGTGGGACCCCTGTGATCGCTACAAGGCCCGCGAGCTGTACATCACCGAGCACCAGGACGAGTACCAGAAACAAGCGCACGAGGACCTGGGCAGCATCGCCAAGGGCGTGGTGGGGCACAAGGGCCACGTCCACGCAGCGTTTGGCACGCCGATCGAGAAAGACTTCAATGATGTCACCGCTCTCGCGGATGAGATCGACCGCCAGATCATCGGCAACTACGTCCTGCATCCCACCAATCTCATCGCTTATCAGATGATCTACGGTGAAGCGCCGCAGCTGCCGGTGGGCTACCCGCCCAAGCCCTGGCATCCTGACGAGCACCAGGAGATTCGTGAGAAGTTTGAGCAGCGTATGGCGGCCATTGATGAGCGTTGGCGGGACAAGGCCATTCAGGGTTATGCCAATCCGGTGGTTTCCCGATTGGCCTACGAACAGTAG
- the nhaC gene encoding Na+/H+ antiporter NhaC produces the protein MDALIPLLILIALLSLSVYFYGADSSYGPNQIALLLCAGVAALMGMKNGFTWKEMEGGMLHGIGLVFGAILILLAVGALIGSWILAGTVPSMIYYGVQILSPQWFYAASCIICAIVGLSIGSSWTTAGTLGVALMGIAGALGLNPAVTAGAVISGAYFGDKMSPLSDTTNVAAAVTSNDLFLHIRHMLWTTMPAFVIALVIFSVIGLSADTTHASAEDIQQLLGALQGEFNISIISMLPLALLLFMAWKKIPAYPTLIIGSLVGCMIAMIFEPNATRQLAGGEGNLSLLKGAWHSLFDGYKSTSSNEAVASLLSKGGMSSMLNTIWLIISAMAFGGVMERAGFLERIVNWALSGVKTVGGLITSTVLTCFGMNAAAGDQYMAIIIPGRMFREAFADKGLHGLNLSRTLEDSGTITSVLIPWNTCGAYMSATLGIATFTYAPFALFNIICPLLAIAYGWLHFKQMPLGKQVQLPVAEERA, from the coding sequence CTGGATGCACTGATCCCCCTGCTGATTCTCATCGCACTACTTTCCCTCTCCGTTTATTTCTACGGCGCCGACTCCTCTTACGGCCCCAACCAGATCGCCCTGCTGCTCTGTGCCGGCGTCGCTGCACTGATGGGGATGAAAAACGGCTTTACCTGGAAGGAGATGGAAGGCGGCATGCTGCACGGCATCGGCCTGGTGTTCGGTGCCATTCTGATCCTGCTCGCGGTCGGCGCGTTGATCGGCAGCTGGATTCTCGCTGGCACAGTGCCGTCGATGATCTATTACGGCGTGCAGATACTGTCGCCGCAGTGGTTCTACGCCGCCAGTTGTATCATCTGCGCCATCGTCGGCCTGAGTATTGGCTCCAGCTGGACCACCGCAGGCACCCTGGGTGTGGCATTAATGGGTATCGCCGGCGCACTGGGCCTGAACCCGGCGGTTACCGCCGGCGCGGTCATCTCTGGCGCTTACTTTGGCGACAAGATGTCTCCCCTTTCAGACACCACCAACGTCGCTGCAGCGGTCACCTCCAATGACCTGTTCCTGCATATCCGCCATATGCTGTGGACCACCATGCCCGCGTTTGTGATTGCGCTGGTGATCTTCTCCGTCATCGGCCTCAGCGCCGACACTACACATGCCTCAGCGGAGGATATCCAGCAGCTGCTCGGCGCACTGCAGGGCGAATTCAATATTTCCATCATCAGCATGCTGCCCCTGGCGCTGCTGCTGTTTATGGCGTGGAAGAAAATCCCCGCCTATCCCACACTGATTATCGGCTCTCTGGTGGGCTGTATGATCGCAATGATTTTCGAGCCCAATGCGACACGTCAACTGGCCGGCGGTGAAGGCAACCTGAGCCTGCTGAAAGGGGCCTGGCACAGTCTGTTCGACGGCTACAAGTCCACATCCAGCAACGAAGCGGTTGCGTCGCTGCTGTCCAAAGGCGGTATGAGCAGCATGCTCAATACCATCTGGCTGATCATTTCCGCGATGGCCTTCGGCGGTGTAATGGAGCGTGCCGGCTTCCTCGAGCGCATCGTCAACTGGGCGCTCTCCGGCGTGAAAACCGTGGGCGGCCTGATCACCTCCACGGTGCTTACCTGCTTTGGCATGAATGCCGCCGCGGGCGACCAGTACATGGCCATCATCATTCCCGGCCGCATGTTCCGCGAGGCGTTTGCGGACAAGGGTCTGCACGGCCTGAACCTGTCGCGTACCCTGGAAGACTCCGGCACCATCACCTCGGTACTGATTCCCTGGAACACGTGCGGTGCCTATATGAGCGCAACCCTGGGTATTGCTACCTTCACATACGCGCCATTCGCCCTGTTCAACATCATCTGCCCGCTACTTGCCATCGCCTATGGTTGGTTGCACTTCAAACAGATGCCGCTGGGCAAGCAGGTGCAACTACCGGTGGCCGAGGAGCGCGCGTAA
- a CDS encoding DUF3549 family protein, whose translation MSQNDPANQLPSTLTALIASADFNLRWFDVGRRIQPIGQNVAQAFEEGSASWPYPYLRQAWCGLLLWPIDKAADSNPVVWFLRLPLDEQGKLLLPIRDRFLKQLHSALYPEGNETKDPGKHLQQALEDSGLVFTPPADRRAIFHAKAGRLLKRPASDHFPAAKAYAKDPASFPWDQLALQGIADLAVRWEEEHGPLKANLHRFAAPALIPLCQCLESESIDHQLAEPLIQRAEQTLESSEPDLKLVTAVIRGISHSIATGMRQMFLLKVLESDAGKDGEVLAAIGSRCSDDLQVPELAQLWLENLSASQPQQTFNLLLTDLLFLPQLRNDLLEVLRNPERKESVARAFGEFLQPSGN comes from the coding sequence GTGAGCCAGAACGACCCAGCAAACCAGTTACCCTCTACTCTGACCGCATTGATCGCCTCTGCTGATTTCAATCTGCGCTGGTTTGACGTCGGTCGTCGCATCCAGCCGATTGGACAGAACGTTGCGCAGGCTTTTGAAGAGGGCTCCGCTTCCTGGCCTTACCCATATCTTCGCCAGGCCTGGTGCGGACTGCTGCTGTGGCCGATCGACAAAGCAGCTGACAGCAATCCCGTGGTCTGGTTCCTGCGGTTACCTCTGGACGAACAGGGAAAACTGCTGCTCCCCATTCGCGACCGCTTTCTGAAACAGCTGCACAGTGCGCTCTATCCGGAAGGCAATGAGACGAAGGATCCGGGGAAGCACCTGCAGCAGGCGCTGGAGGACAGCGGCCTGGTATTCACGCCTCCAGCCGACAGGCGCGCGATTTTCCACGCAAAAGCCGGCCGGCTACTGAAACGCCCCGCCAGCGACCACTTCCCCGCCGCCAAAGCCTACGCAAAAGATCCGGCGTCTTTTCCGTGGGACCAACTGGCATTGCAGGGCATTGCGGATCTGGCCGTGCGCTGGGAGGAGGAGCATGGCCCACTCAAGGCGAATCTCCACCGGTTTGCCGCACCGGCCCTGATTCCTTTGTGCCAATGCCTGGAAAGTGAATCCATCGACCACCAGCTGGCAGAGCCTCTGATTCAGCGCGCAGAACAAACCCTGGAGAGCAGCGAGCCCGACCTGAAACTGGTCACCGCTGTGATTCGCGGGATCTCCCACAGTATTGCGACCGGTATGCGCCAGATGTTTTTGCTGAAGGTGCTGGAAAGCGACGCCGGAAAAGATGGCGAAGTACTAGCCGCGATCGGCAGCCGCTGCAGTGACGATCTGCAGGTGCCAGAACTGGCACAACTCTGGCTTGAAAATCTCAGCGCCAGCCAACCCCAACAGACCTTTAATCTGCTGCTCACCGACCTGCTGTTTCTTCCACAATTGCGCAATGACCTGCTCGAGGTCCTGCGCAACCCGGAAAGAAAGGAATCGGTAGCCCGCGCGTTTGGTGAATTTTTACAGCCCAGCGGGAACTAG